The following coding sequences lie in one Zingiber officinale cultivar Zhangliang chromosome 2B, Zo_v1.1, whole genome shotgun sequence genomic window:
- the LOC122045568 gene encoding uncharacterized protein LOC122045568: MNPAAISLVIFLFSISAVARLQPHRVSNITVLGSVYCDACSDNSFSKNSYFLRGAQVVVQCKFAVVNSTSQEEMSITAYRTTDRFGVYKLDIPPVDGLECHEGREVKSMCRAILVRSSSARCNTTGFIRSSTAHVAFKDRETGACYYNLNALSYKPVRSKCSKGREAPAEGSGPTLGSSLSFIFWPIFPPVGIPWPISLPFPFPPLPFLLPPSLPFPFPHFPWPDPASLPFTIPSWLLPFLKPPFFPFPFPAPNPPPVLLSEP; encoded by the exons ATGAATCCAGCTGCAATCTCGCtggtcatcttcctcttctccatCTCAGCTGTCGCTCGTCTACAACCCCATCGCGTCTCCAACATCACCGTGCTCGGTTCAGTCTACTGCGATGCCTGCTCCGACAACAGCTTCTCCAAGAACAGCTACTTCTTGCGAG GAGCACAAGTGGTGGTGCAATGCAAGTTCGCCGTAGTCAACTCCACCTCCCAAGAAGAAATGTCGATCACGGCTTATCGGACTACCGACCGATTCGGCGTCTACAAGCTGGACATCCCACCGGTGGACGGCCTTGAGTGTCACGAAGGCCGAGAGGTGAAGTCCATGTGCCGCGCCATCCTCGTCAGGAGCTCCTCCGCACGCTGCAACACCACCGGCTTCATCCGGAGCTCCACCGCCCACGTAGCCTTCAAGGACCGCGAGACCGGTGCCTGCTACTACAATCTCAACGCACTCAGCTACAAGCCGGTGAGGTCCAAGTGCAGCAAGGGGAGGGAAGCACCGGCGGAGGGAAGTGGACCGACTCTTGGTTCCTCCTTGTCGTTCATATTTTGGCCCATTTTCCCGCCGGTAGGGATTCCGTGGCCGATCAGCTTGCCGTTCCCGTTCCCGCCACTGCCGTTTTTGCTTCCGCCGTCtcttcctttcccctttcctcACTTTCCGTGGCCGGACCCTGCGTCGCTTCCGTTTACCATCCCATCGTGGCTTCTCCCGTTTCTAAAGCCGCCGTTCTTCCCTTTCCCTTTTCCGGCGCCAAATCCACCCCCTGTTCTACTTTCAGAACCTTAA